A stretch of the Desulfatibacillum aliphaticivorans DSM 15576 genome encodes the following:
- a CDS encoding TetR/AcrR family transcriptional regulator — translation MSGGKIGRPRGRSGNTKQKIFETAIPMFMKKGYDNVSIDDICGKMGLTKGAFYAHYKSKDQLVVERILAADSHYREEIFPRLAAMNSVSDKLKLFCHLVFEHMEILGKNVIRTAYLIQIGHNAKLSGQMTEKRELYRIVEELIQEGQARREFRENSSSTDLTQVVMHNIRGLIYNWCLPSSQFSLLEAGEEMTEVLCSGLKAS, via the coding sequence ATGTCCGGGGGAAAAATTGGTCGCCCAAGGGGCCGGTCCGGCAATACCAAACAAAAGATCTTTGAAACCGCCATACCCATGTTTATGAAAAAAGGGTATGACAATGTTTCCATTGACGATATTTGCGGTAAAATGGGTTTGACCAAAGGGGCTTTTTACGCCCATTACAAGTCCAAAGACCAATTGGTGGTGGAAAGGATTCTGGCGGCGGACTCCCATTATCGGGAGGAGATATTCCCGCGCCTTGCGGCCATGAATTCGGTTTCGGACAAGCTGAAGTTATTCTGCCATCTGGTTTTTGAGCATATGGAAATATTGGGAAAAAACGTTATAAGGACGGCCTATCTGATTCAGATCGGTCATAACGCCAAGCTGTCCGGCCAAATGACGGAAAAAAGGGAGTTGTACCGCATTGTGGAGGAATTGATACAAGAGGGCCAGGCCCGCCGGGAATTTCGGGAAAACTCGTCCTCCACGGATCTGACCCAGGTGGTTATGCATAATATCCGCGGCCTAATATACAACTGGTGCCTGCCGTCCAGCCAGTTCAGCCTATTGGAAGCCGGCGAGGAAATGACGGAGGTCTTGTGCTCCGGCCTGAAAGCATCCTGA
- the tsaA gene encoding tRNA (N6-threonylcarbamoyladenosine(37)-N6)-methyltransferase TrmO — protein sequence MSSEMNMTLKPIGKVRSSVATPILNANDADIELAGKMEAIREFHKGLQDAVSELVVFPEWEELLDGIEDFSHVMVLYWPHLIDPERRNLKKVHPMGRKDMPLKGIFATRSPARPNPVLVTVVPLVERSGNVLKVKGMDAVDGSLLLDIKPHLRSFHGEDNPVMAPWMEQLFRELDEP from the coding sequence ATGTCGTCTGAAATGAACATGACCTTAAAACCCATAGGCAAGGTGCGGAGCTCCGTTGCTACGCCGATTTTGAACGCGAACGACGCGGATATTGAGCTGGCCGGTAAAATGGAGGCGATTCGTGAGTTCCACAAGGGCCTCCAGGACGCCGTCAGCGAATTGGTCGTCTTCCCGGAATGGGAGGAGCTTTTGGACGGCATTGAGGATTTTTCCCATGTGATGGTGTTGTACTGGCCCCACCTGATTGACCCTGAGCGCAGGAACCTGAAAAAAGTCCACCCCATGGGGCGCAAGGACATGCCTTTGAAAGGCATTTTCGCCACCAGAAGCCCGGCCAGGCCCAATCCCGTATTGGTCACCGTGGTTCCATTGGTGGAGCGGAGCGGCAACGTGCTCAAGGTCAAGGGAATGGATGCGGTGGACGGAAGCCTGTTGCTGGACATCAAGCCCCATCTGCGGTCTTTCCACGGCGAAGACAACCCGGTCATGGCCCCTTGGATGGAACAGCTTTTCCGGGAGTTGGACGAGCCTTAG
- a CDS encoding response regulator, which produces MDEDKAKILIVDDEKIHISVLTKFLSGDYDVRIALNGAEALMRAKADPPPDLILLDVMMPEMDGFEVCRRLKSDKSLKSIPVIFLTTKDDEENTARGFELGAVDFIRKPFRPAVLSARIRTHLAMSNQKQLLEQQVKERTAELVKSQKKLRDAMGNLLTIQVAPGVLWLQVPEADLRILCGCPGEVVKLLMLKGLNAPAFKDGVNFETGPNVILLSDLLVQNGQFANLSEFPVLQMLYRQGMMIPGHPNNTGVKPMLIGSAEQVRAQMEYIHHGNYGLLSKEEIMAAGIDEDLAESMMRVKLKFAFGKIKKPYEFLDTLEIDDTLQEIRNGVFVRRIGFNQFRFHYRERFADIDLNLPKDVHYPSPYPLGRHRLQRHYFSVLHTGEGDGWNTKKPSMSSVLMFQGRIYLVDAPPSVMNGLSALGIDISEVEGIFHTHSHDDHFAGLPDLVHTDRRLKYFATPLVRTAVAKKFAALTSLPEEKFEQFFDIHDLEFDTWNKIGGLEVKPLYSPHPVENNLFLFRALDWNGHRTYAHWADLTSFEVLDKMTGEGPEDVSPDFAEAVKKSYMIPAAIKKLDIGGGMIHGVASDFMDDDSERLILAHLERDLTPEEMEIGSEASFGAVDVLIAGEQGHLQQKIFDYLREMFPESSEDEIRMLMNGPIVDHNAGAILTKKGQDADVVRMLLAGAVLFVDSELGISNQLGFGSFIGLKQVFEKDARTAGTYRAASHGSSLHIHRRLFRTFLKNNGIMEDFAERLKKIQFLRRTWLFGENTSFSFLDRLSKQVETTYLLDGAQIDLCSDAGLCLIEQGGVTVTNGAGGVKGELKAGDFFGEHFHTKENFENPVFSAKGDCALINIPRDEIFNAPIVHWKILETRRKRVRVLY; this is translated from the coding sequence ATGGACGAGGACAAGGCGAAAATCCTTATCGTTGATGACGAAAAGATCCATATCAGCGTTCTGACGAAATTTTTGTCCGGTGATTATGACGTTAGAATCGCCTTGAACGGCGCCGAGGCCTTGATGCGGGCCAAGGCCGATCCTCCCCCGGATTTGATTTTACTGGACGTGATGATGCCCGAAATGGATGGGTTTGAAGTCTGCCGGCGGCTGAAAAGCGACAAGTCCCTGAAAAGCATCCCGGTCATCTTTCTCACCACCAAGGACGACGAAGAAAACACGGCCAGGGGCTTTGAACTGGGCGCGGTGGATTTTATCCGCAAACCTTTCAGGCCGGCCGTGCTGTCCGCCCGGATTCGAACCCATCTGGCCATGTCCAATCAAAAGCAGCTTTTGGAGCAGCAGGTCAAGGAACGCACGGCCGAGTTGGTGAAATCCCAGAAAAAGCTGCGCGACGCCATGGGCAACCTGTTGACCATCCAGGTGGCGCCCGGGGTGTTGTGGCTGCAGGTTCCCGAGGCGGACTTGCGCATTCTTTGCGGCTGTCCGGGCGAGGTGGTCAAGCTTCTGATGCTGAAAGGGCTGAACGCCCCGGCCTTTAAGGACGGAGTGAACTTCGAGACCGGCCCCAACGTGATATTGCTGTCCGACTTGCTGGTCCAAAACGGCCAGTTCGCCAATTTGTCCGAGTTTCCGGTTTTGCAAATGCTTTACCGCCAGGGCATGATGATTCCCGGCCACCCTAACAACACGGGCGTCAAGCCCATGCTTATCGGCTCCGCGGAACAGGTTCGCGCCCAAATGGAGTATATCCACCATGGCAATTACGGGCTTTTAAGCAAAGAGGAAATCATGGCCGCGGGGATAGATGAGGACCTTGCGGAATCCATGATGCGCGTGAAGCTGAAGTTTGCATTCGGCAAGATCAAGAAGCCCTACGAGTTTCTGGACACCCTGGAGATCGACGATACTCTTCAGGAAATCCGCAACGGCGTTTTTGTGCGGCGAATCGGGTTTAACCAGTTTCGGTTCCATTACCGTGAACGATTTGCCGACATTGACCTGAATCTGCCCAAAGACGTCCACTATCCCTCGCCCTACCCCTTGGGGCGCCATCGCCTCCAGCGGCATTATTTTTCCGTGCTGCACACCGGCGAAGGCGACGGCTGGAACACCAAAAAGCCCAGTATGAGCAGCGTGCTCATGTTTCAGGGCCGCATATATCTGGTGGACGCCCCGCCCAGCGTCATGAACGGCCTCTCTGCCCTGGGCATTGACATCAGCGAGGTGGAGGGCATTTTTCACACCCATTCCCACGACGATCACTTTGCCGGCCTGCCCGACCTTGTGCACACGGACCGGCGCTTGAAGTATTTCGCCACGCCCCTGGTGCGCACCGCCGTGGCCAAAAAATTTGCCGCCCTGACCTCATTGCCCGAGGAAAAGTTTGAACAGTTTTTTGACATTCACGATTTGGAATTTGATACATGGAATAAAATCGGCGGTTTGGAGGTAAAGCCTTTATACTCCCCCCATCCGGTGGAGAACAACTTGTTTTTATTCCGGGCGCTGGACTGGAACGGACACCGCACCTACGCCCATTGGGCCGACCTGACCTCCTTCGAGGTCCTGGATAAAATGACCGGTGAAGGGCCGGAAGACGTTTCGCCTGATTTTGCGGAAGCCGTCAAGAAGAGTTACATGATTCCCGCGGCAATTAAAAAGCTCGACATAGGGGGCGGCATGATCCACGGCGTGGCCTCTGATTTCATGGATGACGACTCGGAACGCCTGATACTCGCCCATCTGGAACGGGACCTGACCCCGGAGGAAATGGAAATCGGGTCCGAGGCTTCGTTCGGGGCGGTGGACGTTTTGATTGCCGGGGAACAGGGGCATTTGCAGCAAAAGATTTTCGATTATTTAAGGGAGATGTTTCCCGAGTCTTCCGAGGACGAAATCCGCATGTTGATGAACGGGCCCATTGTGGACCACAACGCAGGCGCCATTCTCACCAAAAAAGGCCAGGACGCCGATGTTGTCCGCATGCTGTTGGCGGGCGCCGTATTGTTTGTGGACTCCGAGCTTGGCATAAGCAATCAACTGGGGTTCGGCTCGTTTATTGGACTGAAGCAGGTTTTTGAAAAAGACGCCAGAACCGCAGGAACCTACCGGGCTGCCTCCCATGGGTCTTCGCTGCATATCCACAGGCGGCTTTTCAGGACTTTTTTAAAGAATAACGGAATTATGGAGGATTTCGCCGAGCGCTTGAAGAAAATCCAGTTTCTCCGCCGCACCTGGCTGTTCGGGGAAAACACATCGTTTTCCTTTCTCGACCGTCTTTCCAAGCAGGTTGAAACCACCTATCTTCTGGATGGGGCGCAAATCGATTTATGTTCGGATGCGGGCCTCTGCCTGATTGAACAAGGAGGGGTAACCGTAACCAACGGCGCCGGAGGCGTCAAAGGCGAACTCAAGGCGGGGGATTTTTTCGGCGAACATTTTCATACGAAAGAGAATTTTGAAAACCCGGTTTTTTCAGCCAAAGGCGATTGCGCTTTAATCAACATTCCCAGGGATGAGATTTTCAACGCCCCCATCGTGCATTGGAAAATCCTGGAAACAAGACGCAAAAGAGTCCGGGTGCTGTATTGA
- a CDS encoding carbon-nitrogen hydrolase family protein, with translation MTHALRIGLIHLNVQYKEPEQNRAALVELNRKAADHGAKIIVNTEMGVSGYSFTGRQDVFPLAEPLSGPSVSALAPIARENQAYIVVGMPEKDESTGIMYNSAVVIGPEGQVVCTYRKVNGEARWACPGSGSQNPVFKTPWGKVGVLICSDTYYGLMPRTLALQGADLVVVPANWPPSGMDPVDLWRLRALENGFAMAVCNRTGQDRLMDCADAQSCLIDHNGKALLVESSQDSAVFIADLPLLENGKLPSSRRRKIMDQRKPEYYGEIYLDLRMIPDQTDWLGLPKSGEIKIFALIGGDIPGLMKSVLKDGDDAPRLAVLPKNFTAGNPVGVLESLANTHNIAAAALLQENGGPAMAVLAEPGKITRIAPFSGAAQNPNEPLQTVDFGPLRIAFLEKEALRHPEVSVSLAKQGCDLVVVSEECFTPDDHMLMGGRTLDRLALVCSSNDQSGVILPPEGHGPWTVAPQDKTGAASIVLDTASLRTKRFQERINYSILLKKHNHQEE, from the coding sequence ATGACTCACGCTTTAAGAATCGGGCTGATTCACCTGAATGTACAATATAAAGAGCCGGAACAAAACCGGGCCGCTTTGGTTGAACTGAACCGCAAGGCGGCGGACCATGGCGCTAAAATCATCGTGAATACGGAGATGGGGGTGTCCGGGTACTCATTCACCGGCCGGCAGGACGTCTTTCCCTTGGCCGAGCCCCTGTCAGGCCCTAGTGTTTCAGCATTGGCCCCCATCGCACGGGAAAACCAGGCCTATATTGTGGTCGGCATGCCTGAAAAGGACGAAAGCACAGGCATTATGTACAACAGCGCCGTGGTGATCGGGCCGGAAGGACAAGTGGTTTGCACTTATCGCAAGGTAAACGGCGAGGCCCGTTGGGCCTGCCCTGGGTCCGGAAGCCAAAACCCGGTTTTTAAAACGCCCTGGGGCAAGGTGGGCGTTTTGATTTGCTCGGACACCTATTACGGCCTCATGCCCCGCACTTTGGCCTTGCAAGGCGCGGACCTGGTTGTCGTCCCGGCTAACTGGCCTCCTTCCGGCATGGACCCGGTGGACCTCTGGCGGCTTCGGGCTCTGGAAAACGGATTCGCCATGGCGGTCTGCAATCGCACCGGCCAGGATCGGCTCATGGATTGCGCGGACGCCCAATCCTGCCTCATTGACCATAACGGCAAGGCGCTTTTAGTGGAGTCCAGCCAGGATTCCGCCGTATTTATCGCGGATCTCCCCTTGCTGGAGAACGGCAAACTGCCTTCCAGCCGCAGACGTAAAATCATGGATCAACGAAAGCCGGAATATTACGGAGAAATCTACCTGGATCTCAGGATGATCCCGGACCAGACCGACTGGTTAGGCCTGCCCAAGTCCGGAGAAATCAAAATTTTCGCCCTCATTGGCGGCGACATTCCAGGCCTTATGAAATCCGTATTAAAGGACGGCGACGATGCGCCCCGACTGGCTGTTTTGCCGAAAAACTTCACGGCCGGCAACCCGGTTGGAGTTCTGGAAAGCCTGGCCAATACACATAACATCGCCGCGGCCGCCCTGTTGCAGGAAAACGGAGGGCCGGCCATGGCGGTCCTGGCCGAACCGGGAAAAATAACCCGAATAGCCCCATTTTCCGGCGCAGCGCAAAATCCTAATGAACCCTTGCAAACCGTGGATTTCGGCCCGCTCAGGATAGCCTTTTTGGAAAAGGAGGCTCTAAGACACCCCGAGGTTTCGGTTTCCCTGGCCAAGCAGGGCTGCGACCTGGTTGTGGTTTCCGAGGAGTGCTTTACTCCTGACGATCACATGCTTATGGGCGGCAGGACGTTGGACCGCCTGGCGCTGGTTTGCAGCTCCAATGACCAATCCGGGGTTATCCTCCCGCCGGAAGGCCACGGCCCCTGGACGGTCGCTCCCCAGGATAAAACCGGGGCCGCCTCCATAGTTTTGGATACAGCCAGCTTGCGGACCAAGCGATTTCAGGAACGAATCAATTACTCTATTTTATTGAAAAAACATAACCATCAGGAAGAATAA
- a CDS encoding AMP-binding protein yields the protein MNDFQTTTVQALAINSAKKNWDLLFTNLEDRAVLYKEFDKKSNRIANGIKALGLGANDRISVILPNGLEYALADFGIYKSGAALVPSNMMVAAGDIAHILQDASVKMAFVHESMAEKVLAMQKNLPLLKQIVVVGGASRDGLTGWEDFLAQNSEEPLSPTASEADDALIVYTGGTTGKPKGVLHSQRGLFFDVIAHVVGLPLTHKDKILLMTPMSHATGWLLFAGCVKGTSFCFEMVFDPFKVLEVIEKEKVTMTMMVPTIIYVFLDILKGMEVDTSSLRIIGYGAAPIAASRLEEAMERFGRIFYQKYGLVECPNMITTLTVEDHVRALEKPSILQSCGKPDHMVSLKILDDDGNELPMGQVGEIVVKAPYVMSGYLNLEDATKETLKDGWLYTGDMGKVDDEGYVYIVDRKKDLVITGGMNVFPADVEACLINHPQVKDVSVIGIPDDHWGEAVTACVVAEEGAVEEELIQFCKGKVSKYAVPKKVIFMDELPKTIIGKIDKKALRAPFWEEKLRQVN from the coding sequence ATGAATGACTTCCAGACCACGACGGTTCAGGCGCTGGCTATCAATTCCGCAAAAAAGAACTGGGACCTGCTGTTCACCAACCTGGAGGACCGGGCGGTTTTGTACAAGGAGTTTGACAAGAAATCCAATAGGATAGCCAATGGAATAAAGGCCTTGGGGCTTGGCGCCAACGACCGTATTTCCGTGATTCTACCCAACGGCCTGGAATACGCGCTGGCGGATTTCGGGATTTACAAATCCGGAGCCGCTCTGGTTCCGTCCAATATGATGGTGGCTGCCGGGGATATAGCCCACATATTGCAGGACGCTTCCGTAAAGATGGCCTTTGTGCATGAAAGCATGGCTGAGAAGGTCCTGGCCATGCAAAAAAACCTGCCTTTGTTAAAGCAAATCGTGGTGGTGGGCGGAGCCAGCCGGGACGGCCTGACGGGATGGGAGGATTTTCTGGCTCAAAATTCCGAGGAGCCTTTGAGCCCCACGGCGTCCGAAGCGGACGACGCCCTGATCGTCTACACGGGCGGCACCACGGGCAAGCCCAAGGGGGTGTTGCACAGCCAGCGGGGCCTGTTTTTTGACGTCATCGCCCATGTGGTGGGGCTGCCCCTGACTCATAAGGACAAAATCCTGCTCATGACGCCCATGTCCCATGCCACGGGCTGGCTGCTTTTTGCAGGATGCGTCAAGGGGACCAGCTTTTGCTTTGAAATGGTTTTCGACCCCTTCAAGGTCCTTGAAGTGATTGAGAAGGAAAAGGTCACCATGACCATGATGGTGCCCACCATTATATATGTGTTCCTGGACATCCTCAAAGGCATGGAAGTGGACACCAGCTCGCTGCGTATCATCGGATACGGCGCCGCGCCCATCGCCGCCTCCCGCCTGGAGGAAGCCATGGAGCGTTTCGGCCGCATCTTCTACCAGAAATACGGCCTGGTGGAATGCCCCAACATGATCACCACCCTGACCGTGGAGGATCACGTGCGGGCCTTGGAGAAGCCTTCCATCCTCCAGAGCTGCGGCAAGCCGGACCACATGGTCTCCTTGAAGATTCTGGACGATGACGGCAATGAACTGCCCATGGGCCAGGTGGGGGAGATTGTGGTCAAGGCGCCGTACGTCATGAGTGGATACCTGAACCTGGAGGACGCCACCAAGGAAACCCTCAAGGACGGCTGGCTTTACACCGGCGACATGGGCAAGGTGGACGACGAAGGCTACGTCTACATTGTGGATCGGAAAAAGGACCTTGTCATCACCGGCGGCATGAATGTATTCCCTGCGGACGTGGAAGCTTGTCTGATCAATCATCCCCAGGTCAAGGACGTGTCTGTGATAGGCATTCCGGACGATCATTGGGGCGAGGCTGTGACGGCCTGCGTGGTCGCAGAGGAAGGCGCCGTGGAAGAGGAACTGATCCAGTTCTGTAAAGGCAAGGTTTCCAAATACGCCGTGCCGAAAAAGGTGATCTTCATGGATGAACTGCCCAAGACCATCATCGGCAAGATCGATAAAAAAGCCCTGCGCGCGCCTTTCTGGGAGGAAAAACTGAGGCAGGTGAACTAA
- a CDS encoding energy-coupling factor transporter transmembrane component T family protein — MNGSTSTNKAQGKPGVLTRIDPRARILLLLYSSVLSVLLDSLFSLCAMGALCLLAALCSGLSARQLAWLVFGAALVTWGTMFSQAIFYYGEPRTVLLNLVEPDNLLLGWLTGEMNVYREGFRHGAIQSLRFTSMMMLGLALCWSTDARSLMQGLLGVGTPYVLAFMSVTALRFLPGIMQEASTVRRAWQVRGMRVFSPNPFTLASNWIMFVRPVIVNGYRRSVILALSLQSRAFSPANNQSRRYIPPMPFGARLFSWLGFWAVACILCMKTFYWLYLGGLYYNSSLRNIYMICRHYI; from the coding sequence ATGAACGGTTCAACATCAACAAACAAAGCACAGGGAAAGCCCGGCGTTTTAACCCGCATTGACCCGCGAGCCAGGATTTTGCTCCTGCTTTACTCCAGCGTGCTTTCCGTGCTGCTGGATTCCTTGTTTTCCCTGTGCGCCATGGGCGCCTTGTGTCTGCTGGCCGCCCTGTGCTCGGGGCTGTCGGCCAGACAACTGGCATGGCTGGTTTTCGGTGCGGCCCTGGTCACCTGGGGAACCATGTTCTCCCAGGCAATATTCTATTACGGGGAGCCGCGCACCGTGCTGCTTAACCTGGTGGAGCCGGACAATCTCCTGCTTGGCTGGCTGACCGGGGAAATGAACGTGTACCGGGAGGGATTTCGCCACGGGGCGATTCAGTCCCTGCGCTTTACCTCTATGATGATGCTGGGCCTGGCCCTGTGCTGGAGCACGGACGCCCGAAGCCTGATGCAGGGGCTTTTAGGAGTCGGAACGCCTTATGTTCTGGCTTTTATGTCCGTCACTGCGCTTCGGTTTCTTCCGGGGATCATGCAGGAGGCGTCTACGGTCCGGCGGGCCTGGCAGGTGCGGGGAATGCGCGTGTTCTCCCCTAATCCGTTTACGCTGGCCTCCAACTGGATCATGTTCGTGAGGCCGGTGATCGTCAACGGATACCGGCGCTCGGTCATCCTGGCCCTTTCGTTGCAGTCCCGGGCCTTTTCCCCGGCCAACAACCAAAGCCGCCGGTACATCCCACCCATGCCTTTTGGGGCGCGTTTGTTCAGTTGGCTGGGATTCTGGGCGGTGGCGTGCATCCTGTGCATGAAGACGTTCTACTGGCTGTATCTGGGAGGCCTGTACTACAACTCCTCCCTGCGCAATATTTACATGATTTGCAGGCATTATATTTAA
- a CDS encoding SpoIIE family protein phosphatase gives MYKFKKINSRITAYLLVPVALLLLIMGWGGYLLASDHLQNLWAEAATLQLQRAAHQVDMRFDEPKALINLFAEASGKPGAWLTHKIILDQLRSQDGVVRADVSLSEGYLQEAGAASEMRGRMGRASVPGSRMERLSEMAIRRRGGIQVASPVFDTDESRKTVSLTSEFLDENDEPVGALEVVMEWSHLIQAVQAEGVWKAGRAILADNQGRILARNPSASMESLNETADPLELKTLEALKAKESGTLIYSEDPLQFSGFYKLREAPWTLVLIAPGEEVLAPILKSRNYYIAGATLEFFIILLLIRIVTTKTVASIKEVSDAAKKVSQGDYSPHLETKYRDEMGTLVRDFNTMVVQLEERARLKTSINLAMEVQQNLLPQDSVKFQGLDIAGTSVYCDETGGDYYDFIHFDSMGEQCMAVALGDVSDHGIPSALFMTTARALIRCRASLGGGPAAIVEDVNRLLCRDTQQSGAFMTLFYLELDAGKNKLTWVRAGHDPALLYDPASGAFEELGGKGLAVGVRCQWGYEENHSTAWGPGKIILLATDGIWEARNPRREQFGKERFRESIRRSAHLGPEGIIQAVLDDLTAFRQDAAIEDDITLVVIKDES, from the coding sequence ATGTACAAGTTCAAGAAAATAAATTCCCGGATTACGGCCTATTTGCTGGTTCCCGTGGCTCTGCTGCTATTGATCATGGGATGGGGGGGCTACCTCCTGGCCAGCGATCACTTGCAAAACCTCTGGGCCGAGGCCGCGACCTTGCAGCTTCAGCGCGCGGCCCATCAGGTGGACATGCGCTTTGACGAGCCCAAAGCCCTTATCAACCTATTCGCCGAGGCCTCGGGAAAACCGGGCGCCTGGCTTACGCACAAGATCATTTTGGATCAGCTGCGAAGCCAGGACGGCGTGGTCCGGGCGGATGTCAGCCTATCCGAGGGCTATCTGCAAGAGGCGGGCGCCGCTTCGGAAATGCGGGGAAGGATGGGCCGGGCCTCCGTCCCGGGCAGCCGCATGGAGCGCCTTAGTGAAATGGCCATCCGCCGCAGGGGCGGCATCCAGGTGGCTTCGCCTGTTTTCGACACGGATGAGTCGCGGAAGACCGTTTCATTGACCAGCGAGTTTCTGGATGAGAACGACGAGCCGGTGGGCGCCCTGGAAGTGGTTATGGAATGGAGCCATCTGATTCAGGCCGTGCAGGCTGAGGGGGTCTGGAAAGCGGGCAGGGCCATCCTTGCGGACAATCAGGGCCGAATTTTGGCCCGCAATCCGTCCGCGAGCATGGAATCCCTTAACGAAACCGCCGATCCTTTGGAATTGAAAACTCTTGAGGCGTTGAAAGCCAAGGAGTCCGGCACGCTGATTTACAGCGAGGATCCTTTGCAATTCAGCGGGTTTTACAAACTTCGGGAGGCGCCCTGGACCCTGGTGCTGATCGCTCCGGGCGAAGAGGTTCTGGCGCCGATCCTGAAGTCCCGCAACTATTACATTGCCGGAGCAACCCTGGAGTTTTTCATCATCCTGCTATTAATCCGGATAGTCACTACAAAAACAGTAGCATCCATCAAGGAGGTTTCGGACGCTGCGAAAAAGGTTTCCCAGGGGGATTACTCGCCCCATCTTGAGACCAAATACAGGGACGAAATGGGAACCCTGGTCCGTGACTTCAACACCATGGTTGTGCAACTGGAGGAGCGGGCGCGCTTGAAAACCTCCATCAACCTGGCCATGGAGGTGCAGCAGAACCTTTTGCCCCAGGACTCCGTTAAATTCCAGGGGCTCGACATCGCCGGGACGAGCGTATACTGCGACGAGACGGGCGGGGATTATTACGATTTCATCCATTTTGACTCCATGGGCGAACAGTGCATGGCTGTCGCCCTGGGCGATGTCTCCGACCATGGCATCCCCTCGGCCCTGTTCATGACGACCGCGCGGGCCTTGATCCGGTGCCGGGCCTCTCTTGGAGGCGGTCCGGCCGCCATCGTGGAGGACGTGAACAGGCTGTTATGCCGCGACACCCAGCAGTCCGGCGCTTTCATGACCTTGTTTTACCTGGAACTGGATGCCGGGAAAAACAAGCTCACCTGGGTGAGAGCCGGGCACGATCCCGCCTTGTTGTACGATCCGGCCTCCGGCGCCTTTGAAGAGTTGGGCGGCAAGGGCTTGGCCGTGGGAGTGCGCTGCCAATGGGGGTATGAGGAAAATCATTCCACGGCTTGGGGGCCGGGTAAGATAATCCTTCTGGCTACGGACGGCATCTGGGAGGCCCGCAATCCCCGGAGAGAGCAGTTCGGCAAGGAGCGTTTTAGGGAGTCCATCCGGCGGAGCGCTCATTTAGGACCGGAGGGAATCATTCAAGCGGTTTTGGACGACTTGACCGCCTTCCGTCAAGACGCGGCTATTGAAGACGACATCACCCTGGTGGTGATTAAGGACGAATCCTGA
- a CDS encoding sirohydrochlorin cobaltochelatase, with the protein MNTPIILAAFGTSTRAMAAYDDIDAYYKKTFPGHDIHWAFTSRMVASKVRKKAGREVLHPYQVFDLLHQAGHEWAVLQSLHLTCGHEFYRLVDDARTGPIRVSMGLPLLSSPEDCMEVSEILEPLFQGPEDQAVVLVGHGTDHPAWSMYTAMASVLKKTYGEKAFVGVVEEGIPEQEDVVQEVRDKGFKRVLLAPFMLVSGVHFEEDLAGEEDSWKSAFEEQGLQVELHAQGLGQNPKVASLFTRHTMGALDMVQPS; encoded by the coding sequence ATGAACACTCCAATCATATTGGCGGCATTCGGAACATCCACGCGCGCCATGGCCGCGTACGACGATATTGACGCTTATTACAAAAAAACCTTCCCCGGCCACGACATCCACTGGGCCTTCACCTCCCGGATGGTGGCTTCCAAGGTGCGTAAAAAGGCGGGCCGGGAGGTTTTGCATCCCTACCAGGTTTTCGACCTGTTGCACCAGGCCGGTCATGAATGGGCGGTGCTGCAATCGTTGCACCTCACTTGCGGCCACGAGTTCTATCGGCTGGTGGACGACGCAAGAACCGGCCCTATCCGGGTTTCCATGGGCCTGCCGCTGCTGTCCTCGCCCGAGGATTGCATGGAAGTCTCTGAAATTCTTGAGCCTCTTTTTCAAGGCCCGGAAGATCAGGCCGTGGTCCTGGTGGGCCACGGCACGGACCATCCGGCCTGGAGCATGTACACGGCCATGGCCAGCGTCTTAAAAAAGACCTACGGCGAAAAAGCCTTTGTGGGCGTTGTGGAGGAAGGCATTCCCGAGCAGGAGGACGTGGTTCAGGAAGTCAGGGACAAGGGTTTCAAACGTGTGCTGCTGGCGCCCTTCATGCTCGTTTCCGGAGTGCATTTTGAGGAGGACCTGGCGGGCGAGGAGGATTCGTGGAAGTCAGCCTTTGAAGAGCAGGGACTCCAGGTGGAGTTGCATGCCCAGGGCCTGGGCCAAAATCCCAAAGTGGCGTCCCTGTTTACCCGTCACACCATGGGCGCCCTGGATATGGTTCAACCTTCTTAA